One stretch of Armigeres subalbatus isolate Guangzhou_Male chromosome 2, GZ_Asu_2, whole genome shotgun sequence DNA includes these proteins:
- the LOC134211701 gene encoding calcium/calmodulin-dependent protein kinase type 1, which yields MPLFGKKDSGKKVRKDTKEIEKQPCIEDKYVIKELLGTGAFSEVRLCEHRETGQAFAVKIIDKKALKGKEDSLENEIRVLKRFSAKRQENDPDNTWFTHPNIVQLFETYEDKSKVYLIMELVTGGELFDRIVEKGSYTEKDASYLIRQVLEAVDYMHEQGVVHRDLKPENLLYYNPAEDSKIMISDFGLSKMEDSGFMATACGTPGYVAPEVLAQKPYGKAVDVWSIGVISYILLCGYPPFYDENDANLFAQILKGEFEFDSPYWDEISESAKDFIRNLMCVNVERRFTCKLALAHPWISGNAASSKNIHGTVSEQLKKNFAKSRWKQAYHAATVIRQMQRMALSSSGGAYGRSSTQLNAPAADATATQDTASGSK from the coding sequence ATGCCATTATTTGGAAAGAAAGATTCCGGCAAGAAAGTACGAAAGGATACAAAGGAAATCGAAAAGCAACCATGCATCGAAGACAAGTATGTTATAAAAGAATTACTCGGAACTGGGGCGTTCTCGGAAGTACGTCTTTGCGAACATCGCGAGACGGGTCAGGCATTTGCCGTTAAGATTATCGATAAGAAAGCCTTGAAAGGCAAAGAGGATTCTTTAGAGAACGAGATTCGGGTACTGAAGCGATTTAGTGCCAAAAGGCAAGAAAATGATCCCGATAACACATGGTTTACTCATCCAAACATAGTGCAACTATTTGAAACGTACGAAGATAAATCAAAAGTCTACTTAATTATGGAACTGGTTACCGGCGGTGAACTTTTCGACCGCATTGTTGAAAAAGGATCTTATACAGAAAAGGATGCGTCTTATCTAATTCGTCAAGTACTTGAAGCTGTAGATTATATGCATGAACAAGGCGTAGTACATAGAGATTTGAAACCTGAAAATCTGTTGTACTACAATCCTGCGGAAGACAGTAAAATAATGATTAGCGACTTTGGGCTTTCGAAGATGGAAGACTCTGGCTTTATGGCCACGGCATGTGGTACTCCTGGATATGTAGCACCTGAGGTGTTAGCCCAAAAACCTTACGGCAAAGCGGTTGATGTTTGGAGTATAGGGGTAATATCGTACATTTTACTATGCGGATATCCACCATTTTATGACGAGAATGATGCCAACTTATTTGCACAAATTTTAAAGGGTGAATTTGAGTTTGATTCCCCCTATTGGGATGAGATAAGTGAATCAGCAAAAGATTTTATCAGGAACCTAATGTGTGTGAATGTAGAGAGAAGGTTTACGTGTAAACTAGCGCTCGCGCACCCATGGATTTCCGGGAACGCAGCTAGCAGTAAGAACATCCACGGAACCGTTTCCGAGCAGCTTAAGAAAAATTTTGCCAAGTCGCGTTGGAAGCAGGCCTATCACGCAGCAACTGTTATACGTCAAATGCAACGAATGGCTCTGAGTAGTAGCGGAGGTGCATATGGTCGCAGTTCAACTCAACTGAACGCCCCAGCAGCTGACGCAACTGCAACGCAGGACACTGCATCTGGCAGCAAGTAA